The Microbacterium limosum genome contains a region encoding:
- a CDS encoding DUF2470 domain-containing protein has translation MTHLFDESVVSAVLRHMNTDHAGDNLLIVRAFGRPDAVTATMTGFDGAGGAWNVEGPDSIAAVVRVDWPTGPISERAEVRREVVALYDAACARLGVEPRPHG, from the coding sequence GTGACCCATCTCTTCGACGAATCCGTCGTCTCGGCGGTGCTGCGGCACATGAACACCGATCACGCCGGCGACAATCTGCTGATCGTGCGGGCGTTCGGTCGTCCCGACGCCGTCACGGCCACGATGACGGGGTTCGACGGGGCCGGGGGCGCCTGGAACGTCGAGGGTCCGGACAGCATCGCCGCGGTGGTGCGGGTGGACTGGCCCACGGGCCCGATCAGCGAGCGGGCCGAGGTGCGTCGAGAGGTCGTCGCCCTGTATGACGCGGCGTGCGCACGGCTCGGCGTCGAGCCGCGCCCGCACGGATGA
- the rpsN gene encoding 30S ribosomal protein S14 codes for MAKKSKIARNQQRQAVVDRYAAKRAELKKALVDPTSTDEQREAARVGLQKLPRNASPVRLRSRDVIDGRPRGVLTKFGISRVRFRDMAHRGELPGVTKSSW; via the coding sequence ATGGCGAAGAAGAGCAAGATCGCGCGCAACCAGCAGCGTCAGGCCGTCGTCGACCGCTACGCCGCCAAGCGCGCCGAGCTGAAGAAGGCCCTGGTCGACCCGACCTCGACCGACGAGCAGCGCGAGGCCGCCCGTGTCGGCCTGCAGAAGCTGCCCCGCAACGCGTCGCCGGTGCGTCTGCGCTCGCGCGACGTGATCGACGGCCGCCCCCGCGGTGTGCTGACGAAGTTCGGCATCTCGCGCGTGCGCTTCCGCGACATGGCGCACCGTGGCGAGCTGCCCGGCGTGACCAAGTCGAGCTGGTAA
- a CDS encoding nucleoside hydrolase, with amino-acid sequence MSAPARRPVFLDCDTGIDDAVALAYLLASPSIELVGVGTVSGNIDSATAARNTLDLLALAGRTDIPVAVGAHDHLSHGYGGGATHVHGENGIGGVTLPTATRAPEDASAVDLLLELSHRHAGDLHLLTIGPVTNIALALAADPSLPERISGVTAMGGAALCAGNITPVAEANIANDPEAAATMLDAAWDITLVPLDVTMEHTLGEEDREALLASANPFTRAVGEMLDHYFDFYRPIYGERGCALHDPLAAAIAVGDGVTATRAPRVPVIVDTTSGPGRGQTIADLRGQRPRPRDHDGVRTRIVLEVDRPLGPHLVDTLTRF; translated from the coding sequence ATGTCTGCACCCGCTCGCCGCCCCGTCTTCCTCGACTGCGATACGGGCATCGACGACGCCGTCGCCCTCGCCTACCTGCTCGCCTCTCCCTCGATCGAGCTGGTGGGAGTGGGCACCGTCAGCGGCAACATCGACTCGGCGACCGCGGCCCGGAACACCCTCGACCTGCTCGCCCTCGCCGGGCGCACGGACATCCCCGTCGCTGTCGGCGCGCACGACCACCTCTCGCACGGCTACGGGGGCGGTGCAACCCACGTTCACGGAGAGAACGGCATCGGGGGCGTCACGCTGCCGACGGCCACGCGCGCACCGGAGGACGCCTCCGCGGTCGACCTGCTCCTCGAGCTCTCGCACCGTCACGCGGGCGACCTGCACCTGCTCACGATCGGTCCGGTGACCAACATCGCCCTCGCCCTGGCGGCCGACCCCTCGCTGCCCGAGCGGATCTCCGGCGTGACGGCGATGGGCGGAGCCGCGCTGTGCGCGGGCAACATCACCCCCGTCGCCGAGGCGAACATCGCCAACGACCCCGAGGCGGCCGCCACGATGCTGGATGCCGCGTGGGACATCACGCTCGTGCCGCTCGACGTCACGATGGAGCACACGCTCGGGGAGGAGGACCGCGAAGCCCTGCTGGCATCGGCGAATCCCTTCACGCGTGCCGTCGGCGAGATGCTCGACCACTACTTCGACTTCTACCGACCCATCTACGGCGAGCGCGGCTGCGCGCTGCACGATCCCCTCGCGGCGGCCATCGCGGTGGGCGATGGCGTGACGGCGACGCGCGCGCCCCGGGTTCCCGTCATCGTCGACACGACGTCGGGCCCCGGGCGCGGTCAGACGATCGCCGACCTGCGCGGTCAGCGCCCGCGCCCCCGCGATCACGATGGCGTCCGCACGAGGATCGTCCTGGAGGTGGACCGCCCCCTCGGGCCCCACCTCGTCGACACGCTCACGCGATTCTGA
- a CDS encoding serine hydrolase domain-containing protein: MAARGIRRRSAAIAGAVLSVILLAAGCAPDKALELDLVEQASGGFPDEVAAELDAAVQSAMAATASTGALVGVWAPWSGSWVAGLGTDATGATVTPAMTFRIADLTRLMTCDVLYAVTSEGTVSLQDPVTDYVVGYPDLQDATLLDLCNGTAGLGSFEPVIGAQWYSNPGRVWDPLEIAAFGIGQPRSAVGTEYRDSDAGFMLLGMALERATGLSAAAMYERYIVEPLGLAATSLPPAAASAPGAQPLHGAWIPSNPDGTLNCAEPRDVSVMSSSAGFTDAGVVSSLEDLGLYLQAMASGAIGGEAASERFSEPLPAYSGAPAWYTATGGALIAGSLIGQMGAMPGYLTAGFTDPATGMTVVVVLNNSTAGAAVAGHLAWQLAAIASRAPAASGFTAPELGLPWTAQQYGDAVAQINVCR, translated from the coding sequence ATGGCGGCACGCGGCATTCGCCGTCGAAGCGCGGCGATCGCGGGCGCGGTGCTCTCGGTGATTCTCCTGGCCGCGGGGTGCGCGCCCGACAAGGCCCTCGAGCTCGACCTCGTCGAGCAGGCGTCGGGGGGTTTCCCGGACGAGGTCGCGGCCGAGCTCGATGCCGCGGTGCAGAGCGCGATGGCGGCGACGGCATCCACCGGCGCGCTCGTGGGCGTGTGGGCCCCCTGGAGCGGGAGCTGGGTCGCGGGACTGGGGACCGACGCGACGGGCGCGACCGTCACGCCCGCGATGACCTTCCGCATCGCAGACCTCACGCGCCTGATGACCTGTGACGTGCTCTACGCGGTCACGAGCGAAGGCACCGTGTCGCTGCAGGACCCCGTGACGGATTACGTCGTCGGGTACCCCGATCTCCAGGATGCGACCCTGCTCGACCTGTGCAACGGGACCGCGGGGCTCGGTTCGTTCGAACCCGTCATCGGTGCGCAGTGGTACAGCAACCCCGGGAGGGTCTGGGACCCGCTGGAGATCGCCGCCTTCGGGATCGGTCAGCCGCGCTCCGCCGTCGGCACGGAGTACCGGGACTCGGACGCCGGATTCATGCTCCTGGGCATGGCTCTCGAGCGCGCGACCGGCCTGAGCGCCGCTGCCATGTACGAGCGCTACATCGTCGAGCCCCTCGGTCTGGCGGCGACGTCGCTGCCTCCGGCCGCGGCATCCGCGCCCGGCGCCCAGCCGCTGCACGGCGCCTGGATCCCGTCGAACCCCGACGGCACTCTCAACTGCGCCGAGCCGCGGGATGTCTCGGTGATGTCTTCGTCGGCGGGATTCACTGACGCGGGCGTCGTCTCCTCCCTCGAGGATCTCGGGCTCTACCTGCAGGCGATGGCGTCGGGGGCGATCGGCGGCGAGGCCGCGAGCGAGCGCTTCTCCGAGCCGCTGCCCGCCTACTCGGGAGCTCCCGCGTGGTACACCGCCACCGGCGGCGCCCTGATCGCAGGATCGCTCATCGGCCAGATGGGGGCGATGCCGGGCTACCTCACGGCCGGCTTCACCGACCCCGCCACGGGAATGACGGTCGTCGTGGTGCTCAACAACTCCACGGCCGGCGCGGCCGTCGCGGGCCACCTCGCCTGGCAGCTCGCCGCGATCGCGTCGCGAGCCCCCGCGGCATCCGGCTTCACCGCGCCGGAGCTGGGCCTGCCCTGGACGGCGCAGCAGTACGGCGACGCCGTCGCGCAGATCAACGTCTGCCGGTGA
- a CDS encoding NAD(P)/FAD-dependent oxidoreductase, with protein MNGSPAAGGAEGTPPVAPTVVDVLVIGGGPAGLSSALNLGRARAGVALVDADRPRNAATLLSHGFLTRDGVPPHELRRLARTELEAYPDVVVHGRTKVVAVARADGHPDGARFVATLEGRRAPATIAARAVIVATGLRETLPAVPDIRGFYGMSLFSCAACDGWELRDRPLALIGESADLADRARLIARWTNALTVFTNGSDALGVDAEAELTASGIRVERARIAELQGERGMLSAIVLEGGSRVEIAGGFVRPEWHSALEFLAPLAPDLDDDGHLVTDRSGRSSVPGLYGAGDAAAPGAQQLIVAAGAGARVAAVVVHDALGVTQAH; from the coding sequence GTGAACGGATCGCCCGCGGCGGGCGGGGCCGAGGGGACGCCGCCTGTCGCGCCGACCGTCGTCGACGTTCTCGTCATCGGCGGCGGACCCGCGGGGCTCTCGTCAGCCCTCAACCTGGGACGGGCCCGCGCCGGCGTCGCGCTCGTCGACGCCGACCGCCCCCGCAACGCGGCGACGCTGCTCTCGCACGGGTTCCTCACCCGCGACGGCGTGCCCCCGCACGAGCTGCGACGCCTTGCACGCACGGAGCTCGAGGCGTATCCGGATGTCGTGGTGCACGGCCGCACGAAGGTCGTCGCGGTCGCGCGCGCCGACGGCCACCCCGACGGCGCGCGCTTCGTCGCGACGCTGGAGGGTCGGCGCGCGCCCGCCACGATCGCCGCGCGCGCCGTGATCGTCGCGACGGGCCTGCGCGAGACCCTGCCGGCGGTGCCCGACATCCGCGGCTTCTACGGCATGTCGCTCTTCAGCTGCGCCGCGTGCGACGGCTGGGAGCTGCGCGACCGCCCCCTCGCGCTCATCGGCGAGAGCGCCGACCTCGCCGACCGGGCTCGCCTCATCGCGCGGTGGACGAACGCCCTCACGGTCTTCACGAACGGATCGGACGCGCTCGGGGTGGATGCCGAGGCCGAACTGACGGCATCCGGAATCCGTGTCGAGCGCGCCCGCATCGCCGAGCTTCAGGGTGAGCGCGGGATGCTGTCGGCCATCGTGCTCGAGGGCGGCAGCCGGGTCGAGATCGCGGGCGGTTTCGTCCGCCCCGAATGGCATTCGGCGCTGGAGTTCCTCGCTCCCCTCGCGCCCGACCTCGACGACGACGGGCACCTCGTCACCGACCGCTCCGGCCGCTCCAGCGTGCCCGGGCTCTACGGCGCGGGCGATGCCGCGGCTCCCGGCGCTCAGCAGCTGATCGTCGCCGCCGGTGCCGGCGCCCGCGTCGCCGCGGTCGTCGTGCACGACGCCCTCGGGGTCACGCAGGCTCACTGA
- the dcd gene encoding dCTP deaminase, with translation MLLSDRDIRLELDGGRIGLDPYDPAMVQPSSVDVRLDRYFRLFDNHKYPFIDPAQDQPELTRLIEVDPQEPFVLHPGEFALGATFEQVSLPDDVAARLEGKSSLGRLGLLTHSTAGFIDPGFSGHVTLELSNVATLPITLWPGMKIGQLCFFRLSSPAENPYGSGPYGNRYQGQRGPTASRSFQNFHRTDVGTSDAGALGG, from the coding sequence GTGCTGCTCTCCGACCGCGACATCAGGCTCGAACTCGACGGCGGCCGCATCGGCCTCGATCCCTACGACCCCGCGATGGTGCAGCCCTCCAGCGTCGATGTGCGGCTCGACCGCTACTTCCGCCTCTTCGACAACCACAAGTACCCCTTCATCGACCCGGCCCAGGATCAGCCCGAGCTGACCCGCCTCATCGAGGTCGACCCGCAGGAGCCGTTCGTGCTGCACCCCGGCGAGTTCGCCCTCGGCGCCACCTTCGAGCAGGTCTCCCTCCCGGACGACGTCGCGGCTCGTCTCGAGGGCAAGTCCTCGCTCGGGCGCCTCGGCCTTCTCACCCACTCCACTGCGGGTTTCATCGACCCCGGCTTCTCGGGCCACGTCACCCTCGAGCTCTCCAACGTCGCAACCCTGCCGATCACCCTGTGGCCCGGCATGAAGATCGGCCAGCTCTGCTTCTTCCGGCTGTCGTCGCCGGCCGAGAACCCCTACGGCTCCGGTCCCTACGGCAACCGCTATCAGGGCCAGCGCGGACCCACGGCATCCCGCTCGTTCCAGAACTTCCACCGCACCGATGTCGGCACGTCGGATGCCGGGGCCCTCGGCGGCTGA
- a CDS encoding EamA family transporter has product MTPRSGGSAAAGLVVLGLACQEVGASVAVLLFPAAGPLGMVMLRLVFSAVLLMAIARPALRGRSRADWHAVILFGLVLAVMNGLFYLALERLDLGVTVTIEVLGPLLLSVIVARRPVAWLWAALAFGGVVLLAGGGWQDLDLLGVLFALGAAASWAGYILASERVGRAFSKLEGLALAMVIGAVASLPFGVADAGAALLNPVTLALGAAVAVLSSAIPYALELSALRRLAASAFAILMSLAPAIATGAGLLLLGQVLTPLELAGIALVVIASIGAVRTVPRAAPPAEPVA; this is encoded by the coding sequence GTGACCCCGCGCTCCGGCGGATCGGCGGCCGCTGGCCTCGTGGTGCTCGGCCTCGCCTGCCAGGAGGTCGGCGCCTCGGTGGCGGTGCTGCTGTTCCCGGCGGCCGGGCCGCTCGGGATGGTGATGCTGCGGCTGGTCTTCTCCGCGGTGCTGCTCATGGCGATTGCGCGCCCGGCCCTGCGCGGCCGCTCCCGGGCGGACTGGCACGCCGTCATCCTGTTCGGCCTCGTCCTCGCCGTGATGAACGGGTTGTTCTACCTCGCGCTCGAGCGACTCGATCTCGGAGTCACCGTCACGATCGAGGTGCTGGGGCCGCTCCTGCTGTCGGTGATCGTCGCTCGACGGCCCGTGGCCTGGCTGTGGGCGGCACTCGCGTTCGGCGGCGTCGTGCTCCTCGCCGGCGGCGGTTGGCAGGATCTGGACCTGCTGGGCGTGCTGTTCGCGCTCGGCGCCGCCGCGAGCTGGGCGGGCTACATCCTCGCCTCGGAGCGGGTGGGCCGGGCCTTCTCCAAGCTCGAGGGGCTCGCTCTCGCGATGGTGATCGGGGCCGTGGCGTCGCTGCCCTTCGGCGTGGCCGACGCGGGCGCGGCGCTGCTGAACCCGGTCACGCTCGCGCTCGGCGCCGCGGTCGCGGTGCTCTCCTCGGCGATCCCCTACGCGCTCGAGCTGTCGGCGCTGCGCCGGCTCGCGGCATCCGCCTTCGCGATCCTCATGAGCCTCGCTCCGGCCATCGCGACCGGTGCGGGGCTGCTCCTGCTGGGACAGGTGCTCACACCGCTCGAGCTCGCGGGGATCGCCCTCGTCGTGATCGCGAGCATCGGGGCGGTGCGCACCGTGCCTCGTGCGGCGCCACCGGCCGAGCCCGTCGCGTGA
- a CDS encoding biliverdin-producing heme oxygenase, with amino-acid sequence MSNVVSFSVLLRERSSRAHSASEGEGFMADLLGGEGTREDYISLVAQHYFIYDALESAAAALRTDPVVAPFISDKLTRLPALEADLDFLVGPDWRERIAPLPTTKRYVDRIRKVAATWPGGFVAHHYTRYLGDLSGGIFIGRVMQRRFGFDTNGIGFYLFADIADPRAFKDVYREQLDRAPWDDERERVIDEVLVAYRFNTELFQDLQRARVRSSVA; translated from the coding sequence ATGTCGAACGTCGTGTCGTTCTCCGTCCTGCTTCGCGAGCGCTCCAGCCGCGCCCACTCCGCCAGCGAAGGCGAGGGCTTCATGGCCGATCTGCTCGGGGGCGAGGGCACGCGCGAGGACTACATCTCGCTCGTCGCGCAGCACTACTTCATCTACGACGCCCTCGAATCCGCCGCTGCGGCGCTGCGCACCGACCCCGTCGTCGCCCCCTTCATCAGCGACAAGCTGACGCGGCTGCCGGCGCTCGAGGCCGACCTCGACTTCCTCGTCGGCCCGGACTGGCGCGAGCGCATCGCCCCGCTGCCCACGACGAAGCGGTACGTCGATCGCATTCGGAAGGTGGCGGCGACATGGCCGGGCGGCTTCGTCGCGCACCACTACACCCGATACCTCGGCGACCTCTCCGGCGGCATCTTCATCGGACGCGTCATGCAGCGGCGATTCGGATTCGACACCAACGGGATCGGGTTCTACCTGTTCGCCGACATCGCCGACCCCCGCGCCTTCAAGGATGTCTACCGCGAGCAACTCGATCGGGCGCCGTGGGACGACGAGCGCGAGCGCGTGATCGACGAGGTGCTGGTCGCCTACCGGTTCAACACGGAGCTGTTCCAGGACCTGCAGCGGGCGCGCGTCCGCTCGTCCGTCGCCTGA
- a CDS encoding HU family DNA-binding protein: protein MADKSITKTELVASIASATGESQATVSRVVDGLFSTVSEAVAKGTKVSIPGWISFEQVDTAARTGRNPQTGEEIKIAAGKRVKVTAGSKLKAAAK from the coding sequence ATGGCAGACAAGTCCATCACCAAGACCGAGCTCGTCGCGAGCATCGCCAGCGCCACCGGCGAGAGCCAGGCCACGGTCTCGCGCGTCGTCGACGGTCTGTTCTCGACCGTCTCCGAGGCCGTTGCCAAGGGCACGAAGGTCTCGATCCCCGGCTGGATCTCGTTCGAGCAGGTCGACACCGCCGCTCGCACGGGCCGCAACCCGCAGACCGGCGAGGAGATCAAGATCGCCGCCGGCAAGCGCGTCAAGGTCACCGCCGGCTCGAAGCTGAAGGCCGCCGCGAAGTAA
- a CDS encoding ribokinase — translation MSSPRLPSLAVVGSINVDVSAAVRRLPGPGETVLGGTLARHPGGKGANQAVAAARLGATVRMIGAVGDDGDGQRMLENLQEAGVGTADVWLGAQPTGTALITVEESGENQIVVCSGANSDVSLDGVRFAPDEVVLAQLEIPMGVVARLAEAVPGYLAVNAAPAAALPAEVLARADLVIVNEHEYESLRPEIERAALVAVTYGSEGAALREHGTEVVRVPAPRVRAVNAVGAGDAFCAALTVALAAGWDREEALRAACAVGADAVTHEGAQPPLRPLESYRWAHPAG, via the coding sequence ATGAGCTCTCCCCGCCTCCCCTCGCTCGCCGTCGTGGGCAGCATCAACGTCGACGTGAGCGCCGCCGTGCGGCGGCTGCCCGGTCCTGGCGAGACGGTGCTGGGTGGAACGCTCGCGCGGCATCCGGGAGGCAAGGGCGCGAACCAGGCCGTCGCGGCCGCGCGCCTCGGGGCGACGGTGCGCATGATCGGCGCGGTGGGCGACGACGGCGACGGACAGCGGATGCTCGAGAACCTCCAGGAGGCGGGTGTCGGGACGGCCGACGTGTGGCTCGGCGCGCAGCCCACCGGCACGGCGCTCATCACGGTGGAGGAGTCGGGGGAGAACCAGATCGTCGTCTGCTCCGGGGCCAATTCCGACGTGAGCCTCGACGGGGTGCGGTTCGCGCCCGACGAGGTCGTCCTCGCGCAGCTGGAGATCCCGATGGGCGTCGTCGCCCGGCTCGCGGAGGCGGTGCCGGGCTACCTCGCCGTCAACGCGGCGCCGGCCGCGGCCTTGCCGGCCGAGGTGCTCGCGCGCGCAGATCTGGTCATCGTCAACGAGCACGAGTACGAGTCGCTGCGGCCCGAGATCGAACGAGCCGCCCTGGTCGCCGTCACCTACGGGTCCGAGGGCGCGGCACTGCGGGAGCACGGCACCGAGGTCGTGCGCGTCCCCGCGCCGCGCGTGCGGGCCGTCAACGCGGTCGGGGCGGGGGACGCGTTCTGCGCGGCGCTCACGGTGGCGTTGGCCGCCGGGTGGGACCGCGAGGAAGCGCTGCGCGCAGCGTGCGCCGTGGGGGCGGATGCCGTCACGCACGAGGGGGCGCAGCCGCCCCTGCGTCCGCTGGAGTCGTACCGCTGGGCGCACCCCGCGGGATAA
- a CDS encoding cytochrome c oxidase assembly protein: MSPRSLRVAGPAILVVSALATLLLGLAYGGGAAPLDIGDPGPVVRWGLPVADLLVNLGAAVMVGSLVLALFALRAGHREFDLALDAASIGAAVFTVAAGTTAYLNFLNAFNATPSADAVFGQQLGRYLLDLEFGRAWLLTTLAGAVVTVLAFAVRTWTPTLLVALLAIAALVPMATTSHDGAAANHNAAVSSLALHIIGAAVWLGGLLVLVVLRPVMPGPAFTAVLRRYSSIALVAFIVVALSGYTRAALALGTWSELATPYGVLIVVKVAALVAIGVLAASYRGRLIARIADAGAARLFWGLIALELAFMGIASGAAAALARTASPIGEDPIIDPTPAEYLTGAPLPPPLDAARWITAWEPDLLWSLLCGFLLFFYLAGVRRLRRRGDQWPVARTVSWVAGVLALFWVTNGSVAIYEQYLFSAHMVGHMLLTMAIPLLLVPGAPVTLAARAIRKRDDGTRGGREWILWAVHSPVARILTNPFIAAALFVGSLWIFYYTDLFRWSLYDHTGHIWMVLHFLITGYLFVLTLIGIDPVPYRLPYAFRLVLLIGVMAMHAFFGISIMMQSGLMLADWFGSMGRDWGVTPLEDQYVGGGVAWSVGEIPTLILAITVAIQWSRSDERTQKRQDRQADRTNDSELDAYNARLAALAERDARTAQRTP; the protein is encoded by the coding sequence GTGAGTCCTCGATCCCTGCGCGTGGCCGGCCCGGCGATCCTCGTCGTCTCCGCCCTCGCCACGCTCCTCCTCGGGCTCGCCTACGGCGGCGGCGCCGCCCCGCTCGACATCGGCGATCCCGGGCCCGTCGTGCGCTGGGGGCTGCCGGTGGCGGATCTCCTCGTCAACCTCGGCGCCGCCGTGATGGTCGGTTCCCTCGTGCTCGCCCTCTTCGCGCTCCGCGCGGGGCATCGGGAGTTCGATCTCGCGCTCGACGCGGCCTCGATCGGCGCGGCCGTCTTCACCGTGGCCGCGGGGACGACCGCCTACCTCAACTTCCTCAACGCGTTCAACGCGACCCCGAGCGCCGACGCCGTCTTCGGGCAGCAGCTCGGCCGGTACCTCCTCGACCTCGAATTCGGCCGCGCGTGGCTGCTGACGACCCTCGCCGGCGCCGTCGTGACGGTTCTCGCGTTCGCCGTTCGCACGTGGACGCCGACGCTCCTCGTCGCGCTCCTCGCGATCGCGGCGCTGGTTCCGATGGCGACGACCAGCCACGACGGGGCCGCGGCGAACCACAACGCCGCCGTGTCGTCGCTCGCGCTGCACATCATCGGCGCCGCCGTCTGGCTCGGCGGGCTGCTCGTGCTCGTCGTGCTGCGGCCGGTCATGCCGGGCCCCGCCTTCACGGCGGTGCTCCGCCGCTATTCGTCGATCGCCCTCGTCGCGTTCATCGTCGTCGCCCTGTCGGGCTACACCCGCGCCGCGCTCGCGCTGGGCACCTGGAGCGAGCTCGCGACGCCCTACGGCGTGCTGATCGTCGTGAAGGTCGCGGCCCTGGTGGCGATCGGCGTGCTCGCGGCCTCCTACCGCGGACGGCTCATCGCGCGCATCGCGGATGCCGGGGCCGCCCGGCTCTTCTGGGGGCTGATCGCGCTGGAGTTGGCGTTCATGGGCATCGCCAGCGGTGCGGCCGCGGCGCTCGCCCGCACCGCGTCGCCCATCGGCGAGGACCCGATCATCGATCCCACCCCCGCGGAGTACCTCACGGGCGCCCCGCTGCCGCCTCCTCTGGATGCCGCGCGATGGATCACGGCGTGGGAGCCCGACCTACTCTGGTCGCTGCTGTGCGGCTTCCTGCTGTTCTTCTACCTCGCGGGCGTGAGGCGCCTGCGTCGGCGCGGCGACCAGTGGCCGGTGGCGCGCACCGTGTCGTGGGTCGCGGGAGTGCTCGCGCTCTTCTGGGTGACCAACGGCTCGGTCGCCATCTACGAGCAGTACCTCTTCAGTGCGCACATGGTCGGCCACATGCTCCTCACGATGGCCATCCCGCTCCTGCTCGTGCCCGGGGCGCCCGTCACCCTGGCGGCGCGCGCCATCCGCAAGCGCGACGACGGCACGCGCGGCGGGCGGGAGTGGATCCTCTGGGCGGTGCACTCGCCCGTGGCCCGCATCCTGACGAACCCGTTCATCGCGGCGGCGCTCTTCGTCGGGTCGCTGTGGATCTTCTACTACACCGACCTGTTCCGCTGGTCGCTCTACGACCACACCGGTCACATCTGGATGGTGCTGCACTTCCTCATCACCGGATACCTGTTCGTGCTGACCCTGATCGGCATCGACCCCGTGCCGTACCGCCTTCCCTACGCGTTCCGGCTCGTGCTCCTGATCGGCGTCATGGCGATGCACGCGTTCTTCGGCATCTCGATCATGATGCAGTCGGGGCTCATGCTCGCCGACTGGTTCGGGTCGATGGGCCGCGACTGGGGGGTGACGCCCCTCGAGGACCAGTACGTCGGGGGCGGCGTGGCATGGTCGGTCGGAGAGATCCCCACCCTCATCCTCGCGATCACCGTCGCGATCCAGTGGAGCCGGTCGGACGAGCGCACGCAGAAGCGCCAGGACCGCCAGGCGGATCGCACGAACGACTCCGAGCTCGACGCCTACAACGCGCGGCTCGCGGCCCTGGCCGAGCGCGACGCGCGCACCGCCCAGCGCACGCCCTGA
- a CDS encoding ATP-dependent DNA helicase has translation MTTPPLSAEQEALFRRIEDTRDHIFVTGRAGTGKSTLLQHLSAHTSKQIAVCAPTGVAALNVEGQTIHSLFRLPIGLIADQELEQPEATRKILGAIDTLVIDEVSMVNADLMDGIDRSLRQARGRRAEPFGGVQVVMFGDPFQLAPVPPRGDELAYIRDHYRSFWFFDAHVWAGHDGGEAAGDTLGGLDALGRYGAQLHIHELRTIHRQSDDGFKAMLNAVRHGRVTADIAGVLNDMGSRTPPTPGPTETPIITLATRNDIVNAINRRHLDALPGTAQTANAEIMGDFGRGEGAYPADAELRLKVGAQVMFLRNDVGAYGDPPRWVNGSIGTVTRIAGGSVRVDLDGEEHDVEPAAWEKYRYSYSPLSKKITREVVAEFHQFPLRLAWAVTIHKSQGKSYDRAVIDLGSGAFAPGQTYVALSRLTSLDGLYLSRPLRPSDIRVDPDVQRFLASRRAPQAG, from the coding sequence GTGACCACGCCGCCCCTCTCCGCCGAGCAGGAGGCGCTCTTCCGTCGTATCGAGGACACTCGGGATCACATCTTCGTCACCGGTCGTGCCGGCACCGGGAAGTCGACGCTGCTGCAGCACCTGTCGGCCCACACGTCCAAGCAGATCGCCGTGTGCGCGCCGACGGGTGTGGCCGCCCTCAACGTCGAGGGGCAGACGATCCACTCCCTGTTCCGCCTCCCGATCGGGCTCATCGCCGACCAGGAGCTGGAGCAGCCCGAGGCCACGCGGAAGATCCTCGGCGCCATCGACACGCTCGTGATCGACGAGGTGTCGATGGTCAACGCCGACCTCATGGACGGCATCGATCGATCCCTCCGGCAGGCGAGGGGACGACGGGCCGAGCCCTTCGGCGGCGTGCAGGTCGTCATGTTCGGGGACCCCTTCCAGCTGGCGCCGGTGCCGCCCCGGGGAGACGAGCTCGCGTACATCCGCGACCACTACCGCTCCTTCTGGTTCTTCGATGCGCACGTGTGGGCGGGCCACGACGGGGGAGAGGCGGCGGGCGACACGCTCGGAGGCCTCGATGCGCTCGGCCGCTACGGTGCGCAGCTGCACATCCACGAGCTCAGGACGATCCACCGGCAGTCGGATGACGGCTTCAAGGCGATGCTCAACGCGGTCAGACACGGGCGGGTCACGGCGGACATCGCCGGCGTGCTCAACGACATGGGATCGCGCACACCGCCGACTCCGGGCCCGACCGAGACCCCCATCATCACGCTGGCCACGCGCAACGACATCGTCAACGCCATCAATCGGCGCCACCTCGACGCGCTCCCCGGCACCGCCCAGACCGCCAACGCCGAGATCATGGGGGACTTCGGTCGCGGCGAGGGTGCGTACCCGGCGGATGCCGAGCTGAGGCTGAAGGTCGGCGCGCAGGTGATGTTCCTGCGAAACGACGTCGGCGCCTACGGCGACCCGCCGCGCTGGGTGAACGGGTCGATCGGCACGGTCACCCGGATCGCGGGCGGCAGCGTCCGCGTGGACCTCGACGGCGAGGAGCACGACGTCGAACCCGCCGCGTGGGAGAAGTACCGCTACAGCTACTCGCCGCTGTCGAAGAAGATCACGCGCGAGGTGGTGGCGGAGTTCCACCAGTTCCCGCTTCGGCTGGCCTGGGCCGTGACGATCCACAAGTCGCAGGGCAAGAGCTACGATCGCGCGGTCATCGACCTGGGTTCGGGGGCGTTCGCGCCCGGGCAGACCTATGTCGCGCTCAGTCGTCTCACCTCGCTCGACGGGCTCTACCTCTCGCGTCCGCTCCGCCCGAGCGACATCCGCGTGGATCCCGACGTGCAGCGCTTCCTCGCCTCGCGTCGTGCGCCGCAGGCGGGGTGA